One genomic window of Solanum dulcamara chromosome 12, daSolDulc1.2, whole genome shotgun sequence includes the following:
- the LOC129877550 gene encoding uncharacterized protein LOC129877550 isoform X2 → MMQACKAKYEDLQKRYYDCNAWFEELRKRRVDELKRELEKSESSIGSLVTKIESLKAEKELSAQIDYGSSRTESPAALGKLECMESIGKDYGISVGSFTLDSTRTDFESHAVASAKEIDSELECSVTIAASKDIRSCEQDEVPSISKPSETVEGNGGALRKRKRKDAVSDVKGSIGESDHVCSISDISASNCKETSTSSDQSIKPTATEDSKGGLSRLMDNDVMAIFDSIIQNEAAMVFRHRRDSQKRYKEMIKQHMDIETVRSRLVSCSIKSPGELYRDLLLLATNAIVFYAKRTREYKSAMVLRDSVTKAYHDHYKSCSYHTVASSLLTFSTTGNLPVKPRSTRPRPSKFKLQSNSYNNVNSIAEALGGDDHKPSNADFETRLQSLFVAMKGYKGHRKFDGGSVDGYVNRRTKVPGKEDDLKLRLRRTISLRW, encoded by the exons ATGATGCAA GCCTGCAAAGCCAAATATGAAGATTTACAAAAGCGCTACTACGACTGCAA TGCTTGGTTTGAAGAGCTAAGAAAGAGACGAGTTGATGAACTGAAGCGAGAATTGGAGAAATCTGAAAGCTCAATTGG GTCTCTCGTCACAAAGATTGAAAGCCTGAAGGCTGAGAAAGAACTGTCTGCTCAGATTGATTATGGTTCCAGTCGTACTGAATCACCCGCTGCTCTTGGAAAGCTAGAATGCATGGAATCTATTGGCAAAGATTATGGCATATCTGTTGGCAGCTTCACTCTAGACAGTACTAGGACCGATTTTGAGAGTCATGCAGTAGCCTCAGCTAAAGAGATAGACTCAGAGCTAGAATGCTCGGTCACAATTGCCGCGAGCAAAGATATTAGGTCTTGTGAGCAGGATGAAGTTCCAAGTATAAGCAAGCCATCCGAGACTGTCGAAGGAAATGGAGGGGCtttgaggaagagaaaaaggaaagatGCTGTTTCGGATGTCAAAGGGAGCATTGGGGAGAGCGACCATGTGTGTTCAATCAGTGACATCTCCGCTTCCAACTGTAAAGAAACGTCAACCAGTTCCGACCAAAGTATTAAGCCTACCGCCACTGAGGATAGCAAAGGAGGATTATCTAGGTTGATGGATAACGATGTGATGGCAATTTTCGATTCCATTATACAGAATGAAGCGGCTATGGTCTTTAGGCATCGTCGTGACAGTCAGAAGAGATATAAGGAAATGATCAAGCAGCATATGGATATTGAAACTGTAAGATCAAGATTAGTCAGTTGTTCCATCAAATCACCAGGTGAACTCTATAGAGATTTACTTTTGCTAGCAACCAACGCCATTGTATTTTACGCTAAGAGGACGAGAGAATACAAGTCAGCTATGGTCCTCAGAGACAGCGTCACTAAAGCCTATCATGACCATTATAAAAGCTGCTCTTACCACACAGTTGCTTCTTCTCTGCTCACATTCTCAACAACAGGTAATCTGCCCGTGAAGCCTAGAAGCACTCGCCCTCGCCCTTCCAAATTCAAACTCCAATCCAATTCTTACAACAATGTGAATAGCATTGCTGAGGCTCTTGGTGGAGATGATCATAAACCAAGTAATGCTGATTTCGAGACTCGATTGCAGTCATTGTTCGTTGCTATGAAAGGGTACAAGGGACATAGAAAGTTCGATGGTGGATCAGTTGATGGATATGTCAATCGAAGAACTAAAGTACCTGGAAAGGAAGATGACCTAAAACTCCGGTTAAGGAGGACCATCAGTCTGAGGTGGTAa
- the LOC129877550 gene encoding uncharacterized protein LOC129877550 isoform X1 has protein sequence MWGTLEELILGGAVLRHGIQDWNVVASELHSRTFCHFTPQACKAKYEDLQKRYYDCNAWFEELRKRRVDELKRELEKSESSIGSLVTKIESLKAEKELSAQIDYGSSRTESPAALGKLECMESIGKDYGISVGSFTLDSTRTDFESHAVASAKEIDSELECSVTIAASKDIRSCEQDEVPSISKPSETVEGNGGALRKRKRKDAVSDVKGSIGESDHVCSISDISASNCKETSTSSDQSIKPTATEDSKGGLSRLMDNDVMAIFDSIIQNEAAMVFRHRRDSQKRYKEMIKQHMDIETVRSRLVSCSIKSPGELYRDLLLLATNAIVFYAKRTREYKSAMVLRDSVTKAYHDHYKSCSYHTVASSLLTFSTTGNLPVKPRSTRPRPSKFKLQSNSYNNVNSIAEALGGDDHKPSNADFETRLQSLFVAMKGYKGHRKFDGGSVDGYVNRRTKVPGKEDDLKLRLRRTISLRW, from the exons ATGTGGGGTACGCTGGAGGAACTAATATTAGGTGGCGCTGTTCTCCGGCATGGGATACAAGACTGGAACGTCGTCGCTTCGGAGCTTCATTCTCGTACCTTCTGTCACTTCACCCCTCAG GCCTGCAAAGCCAAATATGAAGATTTACAAAAGCGCTACTACGACTGCAA TGCTTGGTTTGAAGAGCTAAGAAAGAGACGAGTTGATGAACTGAAGCGAGAATTGGAGAAATCTGAAAGCTCAATTGG GTCTCTCGTCACAAAGATTGAAAGCCTGAAGGCTGAGAAAGAACTGTCTGCTCAGATTGATTATGGTTCCAGTCGTACTGAATCACCCGCTGCTCTTGGAAAGCTAGAATGCATGGAATCTATTGGCAAAGATTATGGCATATCTGTTGGCAGCTTCACTCTAGACAGTACTAGGACCGATTTTGAGAGTCATGCAGTAGCCTCAGCTAAAGAGATAGACTCAGAGCTAGAATGCTCGGTCACAATTGCCGCGAGCAAAGATATTAGGTCTTGTGAGCAGGATGAAGTTCCAAGTATAAGCAAGCCATCCGAGACTGTCGAAGGAAATGGAGGGGCtttgaggaagagaaaaaggaaagatGCTGTTTCGGATGTCAAAGGGAGCATTGGGGAGAGCGACCATGTGTGTTCAATCAGTGACATCTCCGCTTCCAACTGTAAAGAAACGTCAACCAGTTCCGACCAAAGTATTAAGCCTACCGCCACTGAGGATAGCAAAGGAGGATTATCTAGGTTGATGGATAACGATGTGATGGCAATTTTCGATTCCATTATACAGAATGAAGCGGCTATGGTCTTTAGGCATCGTCGTGACAGTCAGAAGAGATATAAGGAAATGATCAAGCAGCATATGGATATTGAAACTGTAAGATCAAGATTAGTCAGTTGTTCCATCAAATCACCAGGTGAACTCTATAGAGATTTACTTTTGCTAGCAACCAACGCCATTGTATTTTACGCTAAGAGGACGAGAGAATACAAGTCAGCTATGGTCCTCAGAGACAGCGTCACTAAAGCCTATCATGACCATTATAAAAGCTGCTCTTACCACACAGTTGCTTCTTCTCTGCTCACATTCTCAACAACAGGTAATCTGCCCGTGAAGCCTAGAAGCACTCGCCCTCGCCCTTCCAAATTCAAACTCCAATCCAATTCTTACAACAATGTGAATAGCATTGCTGAGGCTCTTGGTGGAGATGATCATAAACCAAGTAATGCTGATTTCGAGACTCGATTGCAGTCATTGTTCGTTGCTATGAAAGGGTACAAGGGACATAGAAAGTTCGATGGTGGATCAGTTGATGGATATGTCAATCGAAGAACTAAAGTACCTGGAAAGGAAGATGACCTAAAACTCCGGTTAAGGAGGACCATCAGTCTGAGGTGGTAa